CACTTGGTGCGGCAACGTACGGCGGTGACTGCACCGAGAACAATCAACAGCACCGCTGCAATTACACTCACAAGAATCGTCTTATGGAACGGGGCGCTGCGGTATTCCATGCGGACTTCGGAGTTACCAGCCGGAATCTGCACGGCGCGCAAGGTTCCAAACGCCTTGTAGACTTTAGTTTCTTTGCCGTTCACGTAAGCCTTCCAATACGGGTGATAGTTGCCGGCGACGACCATGAAGCCTTCGCGGTCCGCAGTCACGTTGAACACCTGCGTATCCATCTTGGGACTTGCGACAAGCTTTGCAGAACCCTGAATCGGGCCCTTGGCAGCCACGCTGCCCTTGCCGTCGAATTCCGGAGCTTCAGACAAAATAACTTTTTCGCGGTAGAAGAACTTGCCCGGCTCGTCGCCGTATTCAGGGGCAGTCGGCTTTGCCGCCACAGCACTTGCGGAATCAGCGGTAGCGCTATCGGCGGTCGTAACGGCGGAGTCTGCAACGGGTTCTGCCACCGGTTCGGCGGTTTTCTGTTCACGAATGGCGGCCTGTGTCTGAAGCGTCTTTATGGCAGCGGAATCATCCATCACCACGGCTTCGCCGTAGAGGTAGGCCTCGCCCATTGCCGTCGGAATCGGCATGTAGGTCGTTCCCTGACGACTATCGAAAATGATGGCGCCCACGTTCATCAAGTCGAGGAACGGGTGCACGGCCGTCGGGTCATTGATATTCATCAGGTAATTCGCGTCCTGCTGACCGCCGCGGAAGGCACGGTAGCTCGCCAGTTCGTTATCGTGAATGCCGTCGGCATTGCGCATGTGGTACTGCGGGAAAATGTTTCCACTCAATGCCTTGTTGCGCGACAGCGAAAGCACGCGCGGCGTATTCAAGGAATCACTCTTGTACGGTGCCTTGATAGCGGCAACCACCGGATTAGTCGGCTGCAAGTATTCACCTGCCGGAACATTCTGAACGAACGCGCCATCGATAAAGAAAAGTTCGATACCTGCGGCAAGCGCAAGCACGCCCGCCTTCTGTGCCACTGGAGCCTTCCACTTCGCCACAAAGAGCGTCACCGCGACAATCACCAGCACCAGCACAAAGCCAGGGACAGCCTTGCCGGCGGTCGCATTCATCACGATTTCGTTCAGCGGCTTAAAGTAAGGAGCGGTAATCGGATCTTCCAAAAGTTTCTGGCCGCTCATGAGCATCACGCCGAGATAGGCAAAGCCGATAAAGATGCAAGCCTGCAGTGCACGCGGAGTTCCCGGAAGGCCCTTCTGGAATGCCTCGGTCAAATTTGCAACGGTAAGCTTTTTCTTCTGGTCATCAAGGCTCATCACGCCAAGGCAAAGGGCGGCATAAAGAATCATCACCACCAAGCCGACTGGGCCAATAAAGATTGTCCAGGCAAAACGGGCAATCAAGGCAAGCACCAGGAGCACGCCATACATGGCAGAACCATGCAACAAGGCGCGACGGTTATCTTCGGCTTCGGCGGATTCTTCAGGAGTCTTGCCCTCGGCCGAGAGAGCCTTCAAAACCGGGCCCGCCATCATCACGAGCAAGAGCGGCAACCAGAACAGCGCCATGCCCGGAGCACGGAAGTTCTTGACACCCGGGAGCACATTGTACCACAGCTTGAACAGCGGAGAATGATCGCCCATGCCGTAGCTCAAGGCGACAACAGCACCCAAGCCCCAGAAAGCCGCATAGCGACGCTTTCCCGGCAAGAACAGGCAAAGGAATCCGAGGAAGGTGAGCAAGGCGCCCGCATTGTTATGGTCCAACTTGAACGCATTGTGGCCCCAATAGAACGGCGAACCGCCCTGCAGCTTGCGGTATTCGTCCATCGAGAAACTCACGAAAGAGGAACCTTCGAGATCACCCGTCTTTTCGTTCTGTTCGTAAACGTCCACACCCACAAAGCCCGGCAACAGAATCTGCGCCATTTCTTCTTGGTGCAAGGACCAACTCACGGCGTGGCCGTAATTGGTGTGGCTATCGTCACCGCGCACCGACTGCGTGGTCGTGTACATGTAAGGCGGTACAATCTGGAAGCAAGAAAGAGCAAGGCCAAAGCCGAGGCCCACCGCAGCAAGGCCAAGGCGCTTGCCGCGAGTCTTTAGGGCATCGCAATGGAAGGCGACTTCGTAAAGCGTGTAAAGGCCAGCACCCCACAGGAACAAGTAGGTAAGCTGCAGGTGCGAACCCAAAATCATCCAGGCGACCGAGAGCGCAAGCACAATCATGTAAGGAATGCTACCCGAGCGTACCACC
The window above is part of the Fibrobacter sp. UWH4 genome. Proteins encoded here:
- a CDS encoding YfhO family protein, whose amino-acid sequence is MNFLNKKPAFFVAVSAIFLGILLIVFRDFAFDPNQLMLNSDQLNGIGSRILRAESAVLTEWDDSRLGGVPTIDALFADAYHPLVWVQFLMDPARAVGFKFILTLWVAFMSAMALAWNLTGNRWWAGLLGMLYAFSPEFFTYLYGGHDGKMMVFAIAPLALLAIRKVVRSGSIPYMIVLALSVAWMILGSHLQLTYLFLWGAGLYTLYEVAFHCDALKTRGKRLGLAAVGLGFGLALSCFQIVPPYMYTTTQSVRGDDSHTNYGHAVSWSLHQEEMAQILLPGFVGVDVYEQNEKTGDLEGSSFVSFSMDEYRKLQGGSPFYWGHNAFKLDHNNAGALLTFLGFLCLFLPGKRRYAAFWGLGAVVALSYGMGDHSPLFKLWYNVLPGVKNFRAPGMALFWLPLLLVMMAGPVLKALSAEGKTPEESAEAEDNRRALLHGSAMYGVLLVLALIARFAWTIFIGPVGLVVMILYAALCLGVMSLDDQKKKLTVANLTEAFQKGLPGTPRALQACIFIGFAYLGVMLMSGQKLLEDPITAPYFKPLNEIVMNATAGKAVPGFVLVLVIVAVTLFVAKWKAPVAQKAGVLALAAGIELFFIDGAFVQNVPAGEYLQPTNPVVAAIKAPYKSDSLNTPRVLSLSRNKALSGNIFPQYHMRNADGIHDNELASYRAFRGGQQDANYLMNINDPTAVHPFLDLMNVGAIIFDSRQGTTYMPIPTAMGEAYLYGEAVVMDDSAAIKTLQTQAAIREQKTAEPVAEPVADSAVTTADSATADSASAVAAKPTAPEYGDEPGKFFYREKVILSEAPEFDGKGSVAAKGPIQGSAKLVASPKMDTQVFNVTADREGFMVVAGNYHPYWKAYVNGKETKVYKAFGTLRAVQIPAGNSEVRMEYRSAPFHKTILVSVIAAVLLIVLGAVTAVRCRTKC